A single genomic interval of Oxyura jamaicensis isolate SHBP4307 breed ruddy duck chromosome 26, BPBGC_Ojam_1.0, whole genome shotgun sequence harbors:
- the TCP11 gene encoding T-complex protein 11 homolog isoform X1: protein MPKPSPGDERPPRPAGAEAAAGRPRDCGEEGPRAPASPPQDLSGSELQEIADEIYKLTMAHEIVLNGDFKLQMVNFSPFSLENRVKETLHEAFWDSLKEQISANPPDYTQAIQLLQEIKEALLSLLLPRHNQLRSQIEEALDMELIRQEAEHGALDIRGLTTYILDTMAMLCAPVRDEEVQGLQSLTDPAQLLREIFRVLDLMKMDMLNFSIQSLRPHLQDPSIQYERKKFQELLDKLPHSLDHTTEWLREAAAAVSASLSEPQPHSAALQGAAGGSTALPSLTSMLNQGYMNLLCWEPGQKEYPETLLMDQARLQELRAQVNQLTVTAAVLLLTSSTCGSTLLFGSPGLGARLKLVTQGLLEGLPCARCEEALQDISDQVLQEVSRTLSQLGYPALTSDKCASLKGQIKSIADKSNVVRRVIEQRIHLFLSHFISPDGWNPQKGFPKGLDAIQEELQEVGRRFRSVIHHNRQVFGPSYLGILKKVLFPEAEPESDAGTDSF, encoded by the exons ATGCCCAAGCCCAGCCCCGGCGACGAGCGGCCCCCGCGGCCGGCAGGCGCTGAGGCAGCGGCCGGGCGGCCCCGGGACTGCGGCGAGGAAGGGCCGCGGGCTCCCG CCAGCCCTCCGCAAGACCTCTCCGGGAGTGAGCTGCAGGAAATAGCTGACGAGATCTACAAGCTGACCATGGCGCATGAAATCGTGCTGAATGGTGACTTCAAACTGCAAATGGTCAACTTCTCCCCGTtcag CCTAGAAAACAGAGTGAAGGAGACATTGCACGAAGCCTTCTGGGACAGCCTGAAGGAACAGATCTCTGCCAACCCCCCTGACTACACTCAGGCaatccagctgctgcaggagataAAGGAG GCTCTGCTGTCGTTGCTGCTGCCACGACACAACCAATTGCGGAGCCAAATTGAAGAGGCCCTCGACATGGAGTTAATTAGACAAGAGGCTGAGCACGGGGCTCTGGACATCCGTGGCCTCACCACGTACATCCTTGACACGATGGCAATGCTGTGTGCGCCCGTTCGAGATGAGGAAGTGCAAGGACTGCAAAGCCTCACAGACCCAGCTCAACTCCTCAG GGAGATTTTCCGGGTGTTGGACTTGATGAAAATGGATATGCTGAATTTTAGCATCCAGAGCCTCCGCCCCCACTTGCAGGACCCTTCCATCCAgtatgaaaggaagaaattccagGAACTCTTAGATAAGCTTCCCC ACAGCCTGGATCACACCACAGAGTGGCTGCGTGAAGCCGCAGCAGCAGTGTCCGCATCCCTTTCAGAGCCGCAGCCCCACTCTGCAGCCTTACAGGGGGCAGCGGGTGGTAGCACAGCGCTGCCGAGTCTCACGTCCATGCTAAATCAAGGATACATGAacctgctctgctgggagcccGGACAGAAGGAATACCCTGAG ACGCTGCTTATGGACCAGGCCCGGCTGCAGGAACTCCGAGCGCAGGTGAATCAGCTTACTGTCACAGCTGCAGTCCTGCTACTGACCAGCAGCACCTGTGGAAGCACCTTATTATTTGGCTCACCTGGGCTTGGAGCTAGGCTGAAACTGGTAACACAGGGCCTCTTGGAAGGGCTGCCTTGTGCCAG GTGTGAGGAAGCTTTGCAAGACATCAGCGATCAGGTGCTGCAGGAAGTCAGCAGGACGCTCTCGCAGCTGGGTTACCCTGCTCTTACCAGTGACAAATGTGCTTCCCTGAAAGGCCAGATAAAAAGCATCGCAGACAAGAGCAACGTGGTCCGGCGTGTCATCG AGCAGCGGATTCATTTGTTCCTCAGCCATTTTATTTCCCCCGACGGATGGAATCCTCAAAAAGGTTTTCCGAAGGGTCTCGATGCCATCcaggaagagctgcaggaagtTGGGCGCAGGTTTCGAAGCGTGATCCACCACAACAGGCAGGTGTTTGGCCCTTCCTACTTGGGAATTCTCAAGAAAGTGCTTTTCCCAGAGGCAGAACCAGAATCAGATGCAGGAACAGATTCTTTCTGA
- the TCP11 gene encoding T-complex protein 11 homolog isoform X2, which produces MPKPSPGDERPPRPAGAEAAAGRPRDCGEEGPRAPASPPQDLSGSELQEIADEIYKLTMAHEIVLNGDFKLQMVNFSPFSLENRVKETLHEAFWDSLKEQISANPPDYTQAIQLLQEIKEALLSLLLPRHNQLRSQIEEALDMELIRQEAEHGALDIRGLTTYILDTMAMLCAPVRDEEVQGLQSLTDPAQLLREIFRVLDLMKMDMLNFSIQSLRPHLQDPSIQYERKKFQELLDKLPHSLDHTTEWLREAAAAVSASLSEPQPHSAALQGAAGGSTALPSLTSMLNQGYMNLLCWEPGQKEYPETLLMDQARLQELRAQV; this is translated from the exons ATGCCCAAGCCCAGCCCCGGCGACGAGCGGCCCCCGCGGCCGGCAGGCGCTGAGGCAGCGGCCGGGCGGCCCCGGGACTGCGGCGAGGAAGGGCCGCGGGCTCCCG CCAGCCCTCCGCAAGACCTCTCCGGGAGTGAGCTGCAGGAAATAGCTGACGAGATCTACAAGCTGACCATGGCGCATGAAATCGTGCTGAATGGTGACTTCAAACTGCAAATGGTCAACTTCTCCCCGTtcag CCTAGAAAACAGAGTGAAGGAGACATTGCACGAAGCCTTCTGGGACAGCCTGAAGGAACAGATCTCTGCCAACCCCCCTGACTACACTCAGGCaatccagctgctgcaggagataAAGGAG GCTCTGCTGTCGTTGCTGCTGCCACGACACAACCAATTGCGGAGCCAAATTGAAGAGGCCCTCGACATGGAGTTAATTAGACAAGAGGCTGAGCACGGGGCTCTGGACATCCGTGGCCTCACCACGTACATCCTTGACACGATGGCAATGCTGTGTGCGCCCGTTCGAGATGAGGAAGTGCAAGGACTGCAAAGCCTCACAGACCCAGCTCAACTCCTCAG GGAGATTTTCCGGGTGTTGGACTTGATGAAAATGGATATGCTGAATTTTAGCATCCAGAGCCTCCGCCCCCACTTGCAGGACCCTTCCATCCAgtatgaaaggaagaaattccagGAACTCTTAGATAAGCTTCCCC ACAGCCTGGATCACACCACAGAGTGGCTGCGTGAAGCCGCAGCAGCAGTGTCCGCATCCCTTTCAGAGCCGCAGCCCCACTCTGCAGCCTTACAGGGGGCAGCGGGTGGTAGCACAGCGCTGCCGAGTCTCACGTCCATGCTAAATCAAGGATACATGAacctgctctgctgggagcccGGACAGAAGGAATACCCTGAG ACGCTGCTTATGGACCAGGCCCGGCTGCAGGAACTCCGAGCGCAG GTGTGA